The Bdellovibrio bacteriovorus region GCGCATGATGGTTATGGATTGTGGGATGCGGTTCAGGCTAAAGCTCCATTTAACAACTACAATCGCACCCCTTCTATTGCGAGCAGCGAAGAACGTCGTCGCATGCACCAGTTGGCACTATCTATTCCTATGTTAGGCCAGGGTTTACCTTTCATTGAATCCGGCACCGAGTTGCTACGTTCTAAAAATGGCGACCAAGACAGTTATGATTCGGGCGACTTCTTCAATCGCATTGATTGGAAAGGCACGACAAACTATTGGGGTGCAGGACTTCCTCCAGCATGGAAGAATTTAAACGACTGGGCCTTCTGGCAACCACGTCTGATGGCACCAGAAATGAAAGTTTCAGCGGCTCAAATTCAAAGAACAAAAGAATATTTCAAAGGTCTTTTGCGAGTTCGTCAAAGCAGTCCGTTATTTAAATTAAATACTTCTGAAGCCATTGCTCAGCACTTAAGTTTCATCGATAACGAAACATCTGCAGAGCCAGGGCTGATCGCGATGCTTTTGAAAAACGATAGCGAAGCTTTATTGGTCCTTTTCAATGCTTCTCGCGAAGCGCGCACATTTTCGAATGCAAAACTTCGTTATAACTGGAAACTTCATCCGTTGTTTGATGAAGCAGTCGATCCACTTTTGTCTCAAGTTGTTTTACAACCTTCACAAAGACTGGTGCAAATTCCTGGTCGCACGACGGTGATTCTTCAACTCTTGAATAATGCTAATCGGAATTATTAATGAAGTTTGGTAAGTTCGCATTTCTTTGTCTTTTATTCTTATGCTCTTTCGCCGAGGCCGCAAAACCTTTGCGTGTTCAGCTTTGGCATCAAATGATCTATGGCCACCGCGTGGTCTTATCAGATGCCTTAAGAGAATTCGAAAAAGAACACCCCGGTATCGTCGTTCAAGAAACTTATCGAGAAACTGAAGAGTTGCGTTCTAGCTATCAAGCAGCCGCCATGGGCGGTTCGGGTCCAGAACTCGTGTTCGGGCCCAGCGATCAGATCGGGCCTTTTGCGACGATGAATATCATCCGTCCTTTGGATGAAGTTCTTGAACCTGATTACTTCAAACAATTTGATCCTTTGGCTATTCCCGTTTACCGCGACAAACATTATATGATTGGTGGCGCCGTCGGTAATCATCTGATGCTCATCTATAATAAGAAATTAATTTCTAAGCCTCCGCAAAATTCCGATGAATTGATTGCGATTGGTAAAGAGCACACTAAGGACTTAAACGGAGACGGAAAAATCGACCGCTATGGTTTGGTTTTTAACTACACGGAACCCTTCTTCTTTGCGCCGTTTATCCCTGCCTTCGGCGAAGCCTTCATGACAGACGACGCAAAGCCCAACTTAAACACGCCGGCTTTGCGCAAGACCTTTGAATTCATTCTGCAACTTCGCGACAAGTACAAGATCATTCCTAAGGAGTGTGACTACGAAACGGCCAATGCTCTGTTTAAACAAGGCAAAGCCGCTATGCTCATCAACGGTGATTGGTCTTGGGGCGATTACAAAGACGCCGGAATGGATTTCGGAATCGCTCGCATCCCGATGATTTCTGAGACTAAAAAGTGGCCAAGTCCTTTGGTGGGAACAGCCGGCTATTCTTTGAACGTCAATATGCAAACTCCGGAACATGAAGAGGCCGCGCTCAAACTTTTGCGCTACCTGACCTCAGAACGAGTGCAATTGATGTTCATGGAGCGTGTGGGTGTCCTGCCATCAAACTTAAGTCTTCGTGACAATCCTGTCGTCAAAAACAATCCCCTGCTTGAAGTGTCTTCAGAAATCATGGAAGTAGGAACTCCCATGCCTGTGGTTCCTGAAATTCGTGGCGTGTGGGACAGTTTACGTATCCAGTACCAAAAACTTTTGGCGAACTCATTGATTCCAGACCAGGCAGCGGAAGGCGCACAAAAACTTGCAGAAGCGCAAATCACGGACATGAACGAGATCCTGCAGCAGGATGCTTCTGCGTTTGTTATTAAAGCGATCATCGTTATTCTTGTACTAGCTCTTGCCTGGATGTCGCGTAAATCTTTTGTTGGATTCTTTCAAGGGTTCAAAGGCCCGCAAAGATTCGTGTACTACATGATGCTTCCGGCGTTCGTGGGAATTTTTGCCGTTATTATCTATCCGTTTTTCTATAATATCGCGATTTCCTTTTCGAACTTCAGTCTTCGCACCTTCCAAGATTGGTCGATCGTGGGCCTTCAACACTACGTCAGTGCGTTGAGCGATCCTAAGTTCTATTCTTTGTTCTTAAAGACAATTATCTGGACGGTCGTGAATGTCTTCTTCCATGTTACGATTGGTGTTTTCTTAGCAGTTATCATCAATCAAGTAATGCCTGCTAAAGGCTTCTGGAGAACGCTGTTCATTATTCCTTGGGCGGTGCCTCAATACATCACAGCTCTTACGTGGCGCGGGATGTTCAATCAAGAGTACGGACCCATCAATCAGTTCCTGCAACAGTTCTTGCATCTGTCTCCAGTGCAGTGGTTGAGTCAGCCTTTCACGGCCTTCACGGCGTGTATTATAACGAATGTGTGGTTGGGTTTCCCATTCATGATGATCGTCGCACTCGGAGGATTGCAGTCCATTCCGCACTCTCTTTA contains the following coding sequences:
- a CDS encoding extracellular solute-binding protein, translating into MKFGKFAFLCLLFLCSFAEAAKPLRVQLWHQMIYGHRVVLSDALREFEKEHPGIVVQETYRETEELRSSYQAAAMGGSGPELVFGPSDQIGPFATMNIIRPLDEVLEPDYFKQFDPLAIPVYRDKHYMIGGAVGNHLMLIYNKKLISKPPQNSDELIAIGKEHTKDLNGDGKIDRYGLVFNYTEPFFFAPFIPAFGEAFMTDDAKPNLNTPALRKTFEFILQLRDKYKIIPKECDYETANALFKQGKAAMLINGDWSWGDYKDAGMDFGIARIPMISETKKWPSPLVGTAGYSLNVNMQTPEHEEAALKLLRYLTSERVQLMFMERVGVLPSNLSLRDNPVVKNNPLLEVSSEIMEVGTPMPVVPEIRGVWDSLRIQYQKLLANSLIPDQAAEGAQKLAEAQITDMNEILQQDASAFVIKAIIVILVLALAWMSRKSFVGFFQGFKGPQRFVYYMMLPAFVGIFAVIIYPFFYNIAISFSNFSLRTFQDWSIVGLQHYVSALSDPKFYSLFLKTIIWTVVNVFFHVTIGVFLAVIINQVMPAKGFWRTLFIIPWAVPQYITALTWRGMFNQEYGPINQFLQQFLHLSPVQWLSQPFTAFTACIITNVWLGFPFMMIVALGGLQSIPHSLYEAAYLDKANAWQRFRHITLPLLMPVMVPAALLGSIWTFNNLNIVWLVSNAGEPGDQTHILVSYVYKAAFNLYRYGYAAAVSVLIFLILAVWSLGSLVGQYRKETK